The following are from one region of the Lacinutrix sp. Bg11-31 genome:
- a CDS encoding type B 50S ribosomal protein L31 — protein sequence MKKGIHPENYRLVAFKDMSNEDVFLTKSTANTSETIEVDGVEYPVVKMEISRTSHPFYTGKSKLIDTAGRIDKFKTKYAKFKK from the coding sequence ATGAAAAAAGGTATACATCCAGAAAATTATAGACTAGTAGCATTTAAAGACATGTCTAACGAAGACGTCTTTTTAACAAAATCTACAGCAAATACAAGTGAAACTATTGAAGTAGATGGTGTTGAGTATCCAGTAGTTAAAATGGAAATCTCAAGAACATCTCACCCATTTTACACTGGTAAATCTAAATTAATAGATACAGCTGGTCGTATTGACAAGTTCAAAACTAAATACGCTAAGTTTAAAAAATAA
- a CDS encoding GlmU family protein has product MNYILFDGPARNQLLPFTYTRPVADIRVGILTIREKWEMHLLVTTTTVTEDYLSIKWPMVEMEANVMINASFCPTETLVDKIKSLKRNEAIFKGEEVIAFFTEEDQEDIDLSTFDAIEFDEDVITIEHTWDVFAKNGEAIAQDFELLTKDRESQPIPKSNNIIAPENIFIEEGAKLEFATLNASTGPIYIGKDAEIMEGSVVRGPLALCENATLKLATKIYGATTVGPHCKVGGEVNNSVLFGYSNKGHDGFLGNSVIGEWCNLGADTNNSNLKNNYAEVRLWDYDTEGFAKTGLQFCGLMMGDHSKCGINTMFNTGTVIGVNANVFGSGFPRNFIPSYSWGGSSGFTTYLTKKAFEVCKVVMSRRTLEFTEVDQSILEYVFEETKKFRRE; this is encoded by the coding sequence ATGAATTACATTCTCTTTGATGGCCCAGCAAGAAATCAATTGTTGCCATTTACTTATACACGACCAGTTGCAGATATTAGAGTTGGTATTTTAACCATTCGTGAAAAATGGGAAATGCATTTACTAGTAACTACAACAACTGTTACAGAAGATTATTTGTCTATAAAATGGCCAATGGTAGAGATGGAAGCTAACGTAATGATTAATGCTTCGTTTTGTCCAACCGAAACTTTGGTTGATAAGATTAAAAGCTTGAAACGAAATGAGGCGATTTTTAAAGGAGAAGAGGTTATTGCTTTTTTTACTGAAGAAGATCAAGAAGATATAGATTTATCAACATTTGATGCTATAGAATTTGACGAAGATGTAATTACAATAGAACATACTTGGGATGTTTTTGCTAAAAACGGAGAGGCTATTGCTCAAGATTTCGAATTACTAACTAAAGATAGAGAATCTCAACCAATACCAAAGTCTAATAACATAATTGCTCCTGAAAATATTTTTATTGAAGAAGGAGCAAAGCTTGAATTTGCAACACTTAATGCAAGTACAGGTCCTATTTATATTGGAAAAGATGCCGAAATTATGGAAGGCAGTGTAGTTCGTGGACCATTAGCTTTGTGTGAAAATGCAACTTTAAAACTTGCTACAAAAATTTATGGAGCAACTACTGTTGGACCACATTGTAAAGTAGGAGGAGAAGTAAATAATTCTGTTTTATTTGGGTATTCTAATAAAGGACATGATGGCTTTTTAGGAAATTCTGTAATAGGAGAATGGTGTAATTTAGGTGCAGATACTAATAATTCTAACCTTAAAAATAATTATGCAGAGGTAAGACTTTGGGATTACGATACAGAAGGTTTTGCTAAAACAGGCTTACAGTTTTGTGGTTTAATGATGGGAGACCATAGTAAATGTGGTATTAATACGATGTTTAATACAGGAACAGTTATAGGTGTTAATGCTAATGTTTTTGGTAGTGGCTTTCCCAGAAACTTCATACCAAGTTATAGTTGGGGAGGAAGTAGTGGTTTTACTACTTACTTAACTAAGAAAGCATTTGAGGTTTGTAAAGTTGTAATGTCTAGAAGAACTTTAGAATTTACCGAAGTAGACCAATCTATTTTAGAATATGTTTTTGAGGAGACTAAAAAATTTAGAAGAGAATAA
- a CDS encoding lysoplasmalogenase, protein MKFIFKNTFRFSILYIILYFLDALFKNNDALYSYRYISKILLGLSLLLFYLYNTYQKDFNKKRLVIAALSLFVIGNFFFITGDNGNILHFVIAALLFVIAKICYSVRFLNNEVFIINKLIPFLLFCFTYMSIIIFMVYSNLEGFFVPLLIYLFVSMLLMQFAYLRKREVNTISFWLVIIGVVSFMLADSINILKMFYNPLIAYNKITVMFFYCLAQYLIVLGILKETNNNNNKENLDRKNKLN, encoded by the coding sequence ATGAAATTTATTTTTAAAAATACATTTAGATTTTCAATTCTATATATAATTTTATATTTTTTAGATGCCCTTTTTAAGAATAATGATGCGTTATATTCCTATAGATATATTTCAAAAATATTATTAGGTTTAAGCTTATTACTGTTTTATCTTTATAATACTTATCAAAAAGATTTTAATAAAAAGAGACTGGTTATTGCTGCCTTAAGTTTATTTGTTATTGGAAATTTTTTTTTTATAACAGGAGACAATGGTAATATATTGCATTTTGTTATTGCAGCTTTATTATTTGTTATTGCCAAAATATGCTATTCTGTACGATTCTTAAATAATGAAGTTTTTATAATAAATAAATTAATTCCTTTTCTACTTTTCTGTTTTACTTATATGAGTATTATTATCTTTATGGTTTATAGTAATTTAGAAGGGTTTTTTGTGCCGCTACTCATTTATTTGTTTGTTTCAATGTTGTTAATGCAATTTGCTTATTTAAGAAAAAGAGAGGTTAACACTATTAGTTTTTGGCTAGTAATCATAGGAGTTGTGTCATTTATGCTTGCAGATAGTATTAACATACTTAAAATGTTTTATAATCCATTAATAGCTTACAATAAGATTACAGTTATGTTTTTTTATTGTTTAGCACAATATCTAATAGTCTTAGGGATTTTAAAAGAAACTAATAATAATAATAATAAAGAGAATCTCGATAGAAAAAATAAGTTAAATTAG